One window of the Desulfuromonas acetoxidans DSM 684 genome contains the following:
- a CDS encoding ABC1 kinase family protein, which produces MGRLILLILRQCHPLRSYRIFRFLVTVFLLFRRRDRWLLWQPLSPHELVATIRTLGTSFLKLAQVLATRADFFDSDYLAALRQLHDQMPPMNDAQRRQVMENAFGDKTYFSAFDEQPIASASIGQVHRARLKKEGDWVAVKLLRADIRWIVRIDIVLLNLFMHLFQPLFTDQTRHSIESVLRAFTQVILEEVNMSRELANLEQFRQIYNDHQPEMIRFPTPYPAYCSEFALVMSFEEGVRIDNVAAVKKMSVSFEELMQHLVMFYTEQMLVKGIFHADPHPGNLLVTEQGQLVFLDFGMVSRIPQAMRQAMIYAVKAAYERDYDLLVSATRRLGILTEESDPRHMSEVAERLFDIFDSEQLDASSMQELAFGVLDVLHDQPFKLPQDIIYVMRVSSLIEGLGTQYVTNFNGVKDILPILKNNLPRALGENSLGLDKLIKEVAQLPLTLSRARRVTELAEQGDLVVRMANADRQYLLHHLAKLLRRLAIIIFWLAVAFYLQRAPQSWAQNASWIALAVAGLLTWRGLRLK; this is translated from the coding sequence GTGGGCCGGTTGATTTTGCTCATTCTGCGCCAGTGTCATCCACTGCGCAGTTATCGCATCTTCCGCTTTCTGGTCACGGTGTTTTTGTTGTTTCGCCGCCGCGATCGGTGGCTGTTGTGGCAACCACTGTCACCACACGAGCTGGTGGCCACCATCCGCACCCTGGGAACCAGCTTTCTGAAGCTGGCCCAGGTCCTCGCCACCCGTGCGGACTTTTTCGACAGCGACTATCTGGCCGCACTGCGTCAGCTCCACGACCAGATGCCACCGATGAACGACGCCCAAAGACGCCAGGTCATGGAGAACGCCTTCGGTGACAAGACCTATTTCAGCGCCTTTGACGAACAGCCCATCGCAAGCGCCTCCATCGGCCAGGTCCATCGGGCACGGCTGAAAAAAGAGGGCGACTGGGTGGCGGTCAAACTGCTGCGCGCCGACATTCGCTGGATCGTGCGCATTGACATCGTTCTTCTCAACCTGTTCATGCACCTGTTTCAGCCACTGTTCACCGACCAGACCCGTCACTCCATCGAATCGGTGCTACGCGCCTTTACTCAGGTGATTCTCGAAGAGGTCAACATGAGCCGCGAGTTGGCCAACCTCGAACAGTTCCGCCAGATCTACAACGACCATCAACCGGAGATGATCCGCTTTCCGACACCCTACCCGGCCTATTGCAGCGAGTTTGCCCTGGTGATGAGTTTTGAAGAGGGTGTGCGCATCGACAATGTAGCAGCGGTAAAAAAAATGTCGGTGTCGTTCGAAGAGCTGATGCAGCATCTGGTGATGTTCTACACCGAACAGATGCTGGTCAAGGGGATCTTTCACGCCGACCCGCATCCCGGCAACCTGCTGGTGACGGAACAGGGGCAACTGGTGTTTCTCGACTTCGGCATGGTCAGTCGGATTCCCCAGGCCATGCGTCAGGCGATGATCTACGCGGTCAAGGCCGCTTACGAGCGCGACTACGATCTGCTGGTCAGCGCCACGCGCCGCCTCGGCATCCTCACCGAAGAATCAGATCCACGTCACATGAGCGAGGTGGCCGAACGGTTGTTTGACATCTTCGACAGTGAACAACTTGATGCATCAAGCATGCAGGAACTGGCGTTCGGTGTGCTTGACGTGCTCCACGATCAGCCGTTCAAGCTGCCGCAGGATATTATTTACGTCATGCGCGTCAGCTCGCTGATTGAGGGCCTGGGGACTCAGTACGTCACAAACTTTAACGGCGTCAAAGACATCCTGCCGATCCTCAAAAACAACCTGCCGCGGGCTTTAGGTGAAAATTCTCTCGGCCTTGACAAGCTGATCAAGGAGGTCGCACAACTGCCTTTGACCCTGAGCCGGGCACGGCGGGTAACGGAACTCGCCGAACAAGGTGATCTGGTGGTGCGCATGGCCAATGCCGACCGTCAGTACCTGCTGCACCATCTGGCTAAGCTATTGCGCCGCCTGGCAATAATCATTTTCTGGCTGGCCGTCGCCTTCTACCTGCAACGCGCCCCGCAATCCTGGGCACAGAACGCATCGTGGATTGCTTTAGCCGTCGCCGGTCTGCTGACTTGGCGCGGTCTACGTTTGAAATAG
- a CDS encoding MerR family transcriptional regulator: MLTVQQLSQELGVSVDTLRVWERRYGFPQPQRDRRGHRRYPLDQVAQLHIVRKLQSLGYRPNSLFAMSADERHQLLDSYVAEDENRARGFQSLVLSASLDELEQVLRYHLATTTIEHFILHCSAEVLACLDRGWISGELTIAREHAISDRIQKILLEILGQQQDTDVASPLMLFVTINGERHHLALLMAAVLFSRQGVRCQWLLEDLPMSELPDLVYATACHGVALSFSSHYSSLQARSDLVTLRRMLPESCHIVAGGSGIASVYQIPGTTVVDDLGEVEAVSRTLFQRK, encoded by the coding sequence ATGCTCACTGTTCAACAACTCAGTCAGGAACTCGGCGTCAGCGTCGATACGTTACGTGTCTGGGAGAGACGCTACGGCTTTCCCCAACCGCAACGCGACAGACGCGGCCATCGTCGCTATCCTTTGGATCAGGTGGCACAGTTGCACATTGTGCGTAAATTGCAATCGTTGGGTTATCGTCCCAACAGCCTGTTTGCCATGTCTGCTGATGAGCGCCATCAGTTGCTTGATTCCTATGTGGCTGAAGATGAAAATCGTGCCCGTGGCTTTCAATCTCTGGTGTTATCGGCGTCGCTGGATGAGCTGGAGCAGGTGCTGCGCTATCACCTGGCCACGACTACCATCGAGCATTTTATCCTTCATTGTAGCGCAGAGGTGCTGGCCTGTCTTGATCGTGGTTGGATATCGGGGGAATTGACCATTGCCCGTGAGCATGCCATCTCTGACCGGATACAGAAGATCTTGCTCGAAATTCTTGGTCAGCAACAGGATACCGATGTGGCATCGCCCCTGATGCTGTTTGTTACCATTAACGGTGAGCGCCATCATCTGGCTTTGCTGATGGCGGCGGTGCTGTTTTCGCGTCAAGGGGTGCGTTGTCAGTGGCTGTTAGAGGATTTACCCATGTCGGAATTGCCGGATCTCGTTTATGCCACCGCCTGTCACGGTGTTGCCCTTTCGTTCAGCAGCCATTATTCGTCGCTGCAGGCGCGCAGTGATCTGGTGACATTGCGTCGCATGTTGCCCGAGAGCTGTCATATTGTTGCTGGAGGCAGCGGGATCGCCAGTGTTTACCAGATCCCTGGAACGACTGTGGTTGATGACCTTGGTGAGGTGGAGGCGGTCAGCCGCACACTCTTTCAACGTAAGTGA